The proteins below come from a single Odontesthes bonariensis isolate fOdoBon6 chromosome 18, fOdoBon6.hap1, whole genome shotgun sequence genomic window:
- the lix1l gene encoding LIX1-like protein, which yields MESHVIPDSVRPQRLQPGIGFGSGPTGTLRSSLRPGVTVPIAPLLPPSMSLSASSGPPPPPPPLQLHSLYGGLGAGLGPGAGGHQGNPAVLKEAVEAVVRSFAKHTQGYGRVNVVEALQEFWQMKQTRGADLRNGALVVYEMVPSNSPPYVCYVSLPGGSCFGSFQFCPTKAEARRSAAKIALMNSVFNEHPSRRITDDFIEKSVNEALASFNGNREEADNPNTGIGAFRFMLESNKGKSMLEFQELMTVFQLLHWNGSLKAMRERQCSRQEVLAHYSHRALDDDMRTQMAADWVNREQSVASTIAQELASTERELEDARLAGRELRFYKEKKDILMLAVGQLTAANAATLPSH from the exons ATGGAATCTCACGTTATCCCGGACAGTGTCCGCCCTCAGAGGCTGCAGCCGGGCATCGGATTCGGCTCAGGACCGACAGGGACCCTCCGCTCCTCTCTCCGGCCCGGGGTGACGGTCCCCATCGCACCGCTGCTGCCCCCATCGATGTCACTGTCCGCTTCGTCCGGGCCTCCTCccccgccgccgccgctgcaGCTCCACAGCCTGTACGGCGGGCTGGGAGCCGGGCTGGGGCCGGGGGCCGGCGGTCACCAGGGGAACCCGGCGGTGCTGAAGGAGGCGGTGGAGGCTGTGGTCCGCAGCTTCGCCAAACACACGCAGGGCTACGGCAGAG TAAACGTGGTGGAAGCTTTACAGGAGTTCTGGCAGATGAAGCAGACCAGAGGGGCCGACCTGCGGAACGGAGCTCTGGTTGTTTATGAAATGGTCCCGTCTAACAGCCCTCCTTACGTGTGCTATGTAAGCCTTCCAGGTGGCAGCTGCTTCGGAAGTTTCCAG TTCTGTCCAACAAAGGCGGAGGCAAGGCGCAGCGCTGCCAAGATTGCTCTGATGAACTCCGTCTTCAATGAACATCCCTCTCGGCGAATTACGGACGACTTCATAGAGAAGAGCGTGAACGAGGCGCTGGCCTCTTTCAAT GGAAACAGGGAAGAGGCTGACAATCCCAACACTGGGATCGGGGCATTTCGCTTCATGCTCGAGTCCAACAAAGGAAAGTCCATGCTGGAGTTCCAG gagCTGATGactgtgttccagctgctgCACTGGAATGGAAGCCTCAAAGCAATGAGAGAGCGACAGTGTTCCCGACAG GAGGTGCTGGCTCACTACTCCCACCGGGCTCTGGATGACGACATGCGCACCCAGATGGCAGCCGACTGGGTGAACCGAGAGCAGAGCGTGGCGAGCACCATCGCGCAGGAGCTGGCCTCAACGGAACGAGAACTGGAGGACGCCAGGCTGGCGGGCCGAGAACTCCGTTTTTACAAAGAGAAGAAAGACATCCTGATGCTAGCTGTGGGTCAACTCACCGCGGCCAACGCCGCCACTCTGCCCTCACACTAA
- the sf3b4 gene encoding splicing factor 3B subunit 4 produces MAAGPISERNQDATVYVGGLDEKVSEPLLWELFLQAGPVVNTHMPKDRVTGQHQGYGFVEFLSEEDADYAIKIMNMIKLYGKPIRVNKASAHNKNLDVGANIFIGNLDPEIDEKLLYDTFSAFGVILQTPKIMRDPDTGNSKGYAFINFASFDASDAAIEAMNGQYLCNRPITVSYAFKKDSKGERHGSAAERLLAAQNPLSQADRPHQLFADAPPPPSAPTPVLTALGAGIPGIPGLSGLPPPGAFPPVPPPGSMPPSMPPNMSMPPTGGAPNQQGGGGPPPGPPPFPGNMHPGMPQMPMPPPAPPGMVPPLPAPPGSTQRAPPPPNMPPPPPMGMPPRAPYGPPMGHPVPPGMRGPPPPMPPPGYGAGPPRPPPFLQRGPPMPPRPPGAPPRVPLRPPMPS; encoded by the exons ATGGCAGCGGGACCAATCTCAGAAAGAAACCAAG ATGCTACCGTGTATGTTGGTGGCTTGGATGAGAAGGTGTCAGAGCCATTACTATGGGAGCTCTTCCTGCAGGCTGGTCCTGTGGTCAACACACACATGCCCAAAGACCGGGTCACAGGCCAACACCAAG GTTATGGCTTCGTGGAGTTCCTTAGTGAAGAGGATGCTGACTATGCCATTAAAATCATGAATATGATCAAGCTCTATGGCAAACCAATTAGGGTCAATAAGGCCTCGGCTCACAATAAAAACCTGGATGTTGGTGCGAACATCTTCATTGGTAACTTGGACCCGGAGATTGACGAAAAACTTCTCTATGACACATTTAGTGCGTTCGGTGTGATTCTCCAAACGCCCAAGATCATGCGAGACCCAGACACCGGCAACTCCAAGGGTTATGCTTTCATCAATTTTGCCAGTTTTGATGCGTCAGATGCCGCCATCGAGGCCATGAATGGCCAGTACCTCTGCAACAGGCCCATCACGGTGTCATACGCCTTCAAGAAAGATTCTAAAGGAGAGCGCCACGGCTCTGCTGCAGAGCGACTCCTGGCTGCACAGAACCCTCTCTCCCAGGCTGACAGGCCGCATCAGCTGTTTGCCGACGCCCCGCCACCACCGAGTGCTCCAACGCCGGTCCTGACCGCCCTAGGAGCTGGTATTCCTGGTATTCCAGGTCTCTCTG GCCTGCCGCCTCCTGGTGCATTCCCTCCAGTTCCTCCCCCTGGATCGATGCCTCCATCAATGCCTCCGAATATGTCCATGCCCCCAACAGGAGGGGCACCGAACCAACAGGGAGGTGGTGGCCCTCCACCTGGACCCCCACCATTCCCTGGCAATATGCATCCAG GTATGCCTCAGATGCCCATGCCGCCTCCCGCTCCTCCTGGCATGGTGCCTCCCCTTCCTGCGCCACCGGGATCAACTCAACGGGCTCCGCCTCCCCCCAACATGCCTCCACCCCCACCTATGGGCATGCCTCCCAGAGCACCGTATGGACCTCCCATGG GTCACCCTGTGCCTCCAGGTATGAGAGGGCCTCCCCCTCCCATGCCTCCGCCTGGCTACGGTGCTGGTCCTCCTCGTCCGCCTCCTTTTCTCCAGAGAGGACCCCCGATGCCACCGAGGCCCCCAGGTGCCCCTCCCCGGGTTCCTCTGAGACCCCCAATGCCATCGTAA